A single Anabas testudineus chromosome 10, fAnaTes1.2, whole genome shotgun sequence DNA region contains:
- the LOC113160873 gene encoding protocadherin gamma-A11-like — translation MHSFESTVVSGGTMRRQVLLFFSVVILSSVLGQVSYTIPEEMTKGSLVGNIAQDLGLDVKRLQARKARIHTGDDTEYIMLNKEKGLLIIKERIDREALCDQTTPCALHFQIALENPIEIFPITVEITDINDNAPTFQRDEKKIEISESAVIGSKFMLEKAIDPDIGLNGLQSYTLKPTDHFKLKLHSQSDGVKKVEMILQKPLDREKQEFASLLLTAVDGGEPQRSGTMQIHVTVLDVNDNAPVFTQNVYKASVKENSLTGTVITKVSASDVDKGSNGEVSYLISSSIRSTSELFRITEEGNLILNGPIDFEKARNYEIDIEAVDRGGLSDSSKVVIDIGDINDNTPVINIISSSNSVGEDSSSNTVVAVMSVNDHDSEENGKVRCVINKNIPFTITSTSSSLYSIVTENNLDRERSSEYNITVTCSDEGVPSLSSSVTLTLQISDVNDNAPVFERSSYEAYIVENNTPGLSVFTVKARDADWNQNARVSYILEDSSVNGVPVSSYVSVSADSGVIHAVRSFDYEQIKDFHFRVKAQDGGSPPLTSNVTVKILIQDQNDNPPQVLYPVQTGGSMVAEMVPRSADVGYLVTKVVAVDVDSGQNAWLSYKLQKATDRALFEVGLQNGEIRTIRQVTDKDTVKQRLTVIVEDNGQPSRSATVVVNVAVADSFPEVLSEFTDFPHDKEYNDNLTFYLVLALAVVSFLFITCLVVIISVKIYRWRQSRVLYQSNLPVIPYYPPRYSDTLGTGTLQHVYNYEVCRTTDSRKSDCKFGRAGSQNVLIMDPSSTGTMQRIQSEKSILDEPDSPLEHLGERYLTVLLTCPSV, via the exons ATGCATTCGTTTGAATCGACGGTGGTGTCTGGCGGAACAATGAGACGGCaagtactgttgtttttctcgGTCGTCATTCTCAGTTCAGTGCTCGGTCAGGTCAGCTACACTATTCCCGAGGAAATGACAAAAGGCTCTTTGGTCGGTAACATAGCTCAAGATTTAGGCTTGGATGTAAAACGATTGCAAGCACGAAAAGCTCGTATTCACACCGGAGATGATACAGAATACATCATGCTTAACAAGGAAAAAGGACTCCTCATTATCAAAGAGAGAATAGACCGCGAAGCTCTCTGTGACCAGACAACGCCTTGCGCTTTGCATTTTCAGATTGCTTTAGAAAACCCAATAGAAATATTCCCGATCACTGTAGAAATCACAGATATCAACGACAATGCTCCGACATTTCAAagagatgagaagaaaatagaaatcaGCGAGTCTGCAGTCATCGGATCCAAGTTCATGCTAGAGAAGGCAATAGATCCTGATATCGGGCTGAATGGTCTTCAGAGCTATACACTCAAACCCACTGATCATTTTAAGCTGAAATTACACAGTCAATCTGATGGCGTTAAGAAAGTAGAAATGATTTTGCAGAAACCTctggacagagagaaacaggagtTCGCATCTTTACTGTTGACAGCTGTAGATGGAGGAGAGCCGCAGAGATCCGGGACTATGCAAATTCATGTCACAGTTTTAGACGTTAATGACAACGCTCCTGTTTTTACACAGAACGTTTACAAAGCAAGTGTCAAAGAAAATTCATTGACAGGAACAGTCATTACAAAAGTGAGTGCCTCCGATGTAGACAAAGGCTCGAATGGAGAAGTTAGCTACTTAATCAGTAGTAGCATAAGAAGCACATCCGAGTTATTCCGCATTACTGAAGAAGGGAATCTTATATTAAATGGACCTATTGACTTTGAAAAAGCCCGAAATTACGAAATTGACATAGAGGCAGTTGACCGAGGTGGTCTCTCTGATTCAAGCAAAGTAGTCATCGATATAGGTGATATTAATGACAATACTCCcgttataaatataatttcatctTCAAATTCAGTGGGGGAAGATTCGAGCTCAAACACGGTGGTAGCTGTaatgagtgtaaatgatcatgATTCTGAAGAAAATGGAAAGGTCCGATGTGTAATTAATAAGAACATTCCATTTACAATTACATCTACATCCAGTAGTTTATATAGCATCGTTACTGAGAACAatttagacagagagagatcatCTGAGTATAATATAACAGTGACCTGCTCTGATGAGGGagtcccctccctctccagcaGCGTCACTCTCACCTTACAGATCTCTGATGTCAATGACAACGCTCCTGTCTTTGAGAGGAGCTCATATGAGGCCTACATTGTAGAGAACAACACACCAGGTCTCTCTGTGTTCACAGTAAAAGCCAGAGACGCTGACTGGAACCAGAATGCCCGTGTTTCTTACATCCTGGAGGACTCCTCTGTTAACGGAGTGCCAGTCTCCTCATATGTGTCCGTTAGTGCTGATAGTGGAGTCATCCATGCAGTGAGGTCTTTTGACTACGAGCAGATCAAAGATTTCCACTTCCGCGTCAAAGCGCAGGATGGAGGCTCTCCTCCACTCACTagtaatgtgactgtgaaaatactgatcCAGGACCAGAACGACAACCCTCCTCAGGTTCTGTACCCAGTCCAGACTGGCGGCTCTATGGTGGCTGAAATGGTGCCTCGTTCAGCAGATGTGGGCTATCTGGTGACTAAAGTGGTGGCTGTTGATGTGGACTCTGGACAGAATGCCTGGCTCTCGTataaactgcagaaagccacagacagggcGCTGTTTGAAGTGGGCTTACAGAATGGAGAAATAAGAACTATCCGCCAAGTGACTGATAAAGATACAGTCAAACAAAGACTGACTGTCATAGTGGAGGACAACGGGCAGCCCTCTCGTTCAGCTACAGTCGTAGTTAACGTGGCGGTGGCGGACAGCTTCCCTGAAGTGCTGTCGGAGTTCACGGACTTTCCTCACGACAAGGAGTACAATGACAACCTGACTTTTTACTTAGTGTTGGCTCTGGCTgtagtttccttcctgttcatcacgtgtttagtggttattatatcagtcaaaatctacaggtggagacagtctCGCGTCCTGTATCAGTCCAACCTCCCTGTGATTCCATATTATCCACCACGTTACTCAGACACTTTGGGGACAGGGACTCTGCAACACGTGTACAATTACGAGGTGTGCAGGACCACAGACTCCAGAAAGAGTGACTGTAAGTTCGGCAGAGCTGGTAGTCAGAACGTGCTGATAATGGACCCCAGTTCAACAGGGACGATGCAGCGGATACAGAGTGAAAAGAGCATCCTGGATGAACCAGACTCTCCTCTAGAG CACCTTGGAGAGCGGTATTTGACAGTTTTACTCACGTGTCCTTCAGTGTGA